One part of the Lotus japonicus ecotype B-129 chromosome 2, LjGifu_v1.2 genome encodes these proteins:
- the LOC130736529 gene encoding heat shock cognate 70 kDa protein-like, whose product MHSQQDLEIPRFEGSERCTCGNCGTWNFWNIINFPTAIWEEQNNRAKIIHNEQGNRTTPSLVAFTDTQRLIDAKRLIGRKYSDSVVQDDVKVWPFQVIARTDDKPTIVVKYKGGEKYLVPEDISSMVLTNMKEIAEAFLASPVKNAVITVPAHFNDSQRKATKDVGAIAGIDVMRIINEPTAAGLAYGLQKKSRFNGKCNILIFGLGGDTFDVSILTIEDDSFEVKATAGDTHLGGEDIDNIMVNYFVQEFMRKYKKDISGNPRALRRLRSASERAKRELSFATDTTIEVDALFESTDLCSTITHAKFQELNIDLFKKCMETVERCLEDSKMDKSDIVDVVLVGGSSRIPKVQQLLQDFFNGKELCKSINPDEAVAYGAAVQAALLTEGVKNIPNLVLLDVTPLSLGFGINGDFMSVLIPRNTTINPSKKKRRYFTCDENQSALLIEVYEGERARASDNHLLGSFLLPVNPPAPRYYL is encoded by the exons ATGCACAGTCAACAAGATttggaaattccaaggtttgaaGGGAGTGAACGGTGCACATGTGGAAATTGTGGGACTTGGAACTTTTGGAATATCATTAATTTTCCAACAGCTATATGGGAAGAACAGAACAATCGAGCTAAAATCATTCACAATGAACAAGGAAATAGAACCACGCCTTCCTTGGTTGCTTTCACTGATACCCAAAGATTGATTG ATGCGAAGAGGTTGATTGGTAGAAAATACAGTGATTCAGTTGTTCAGGATGATGTTAAGGTCTGGCCTTTTCAGGTCATTGCTCGAACTGATGACAAACCCACTATTGTTGTTAAGTACAAGGGTGGGGAAAAATACCTTGTTCCTGAGGATATCTCATCCATGGTTCTCACAAATATGAAGGAGATTGCTGAAGCATTTTTGGCTTCACCTGTGAAGAATGCAGTTATCACTGTGCCTGCTCACTTCAATGACTCTCAGCGAAAAGCCACCAAAGATGTCGGTGCTATTGCTGGCATTGATGTTATGCGGATAATCAACGAACCAACCGCTGCAGGTCTCGCATATGGCCTTCAAAAGAAATCTAGGTTTAATGGCAAGTGCAATATTTTAATCTTTGGTCTCGGCGGCGACACTTTTGATGTGTCTATTCTCACAATTGAGGATGATAGCTTTGAAGTGAAGGCCACTGCTGGTGATACTCACCTTGGAGGAGAGGACATTGATAACATAATGGTGAACTATTTTGTTCAGGAGTTCATGAGGAAATACAAGAAGGACATTAGTGGAAACCCAAGAGCCTTGAGGAGGTTGAGAAGTGCGTCTGAGAGGGCAAAAAGGGAACTCTCATTTGCCACTGATACCACCATTGAGGTAGATGCTTTGTTTGAGAGTACTGACTTGTGTTCAACAATTACTCACGCTAAATTTCAGGAACTGAACATTGATCTCTTTAAGAAGTGCATGGAGACAGTTGAGAGGTGTCTTGAAGACTCTAAGATGGACAAGAGTGACATAGTTGATGTTGTTCTTGTTGGTGGTTCATCTAGGATTCCCAAAGTGCAGCAGCTATTGCAGGATTTTTTCAATGGCAAGGAACTGTGCAAGAGCATCAACCCTGATGAGGCTGTTGCTTATGGTGCAGCTGTTCAGGCTGCTTTGTTGACTGAAGGCGTAAAGAATATTCCAAACTTAGTGCTTTTGGATGTTACACCTCTTTCACTTGGTTTTGGGATAAATGGAGATTTCATGAGTGTGTTGATTCCAAGGAATACCACTATTAATCCTTCAAAGAAGAAACGAAGATACTTCACATGTGATGAAAACCAATCCGCTCTACTGATTGAGGTTTATGAGGGCGAGAGAGCAAGAGCTAGTGATAACCATTTGCTGGgctcttttcttcttcctgtCAACCCACCTGCTCCTCGTTACTATCTGTGA